The following proteins are co-located in the Paenibacillus sp. FSL H8-0079 genome:
- a CDS encoding DUF6386 family protein — protein MRGTFQMVTDTATLCLYDLAALRHRVEDTSDWWSIPEDELAEVNAGHCLFLNLGADGVYDVEWSLEDSDRDSDCVAEREKVYHLQVPSGHVYLGAADDVTGGELEPDESCEGVLFQLKPGNYACIVSREASRIAIVMTPSIQGNNTLDELIRM, from the coding sequence ATGCGAGGAACATTTCAAATGGTTACAGACACGGCAACATTGTGCCTGTATGATCTGGCGGCGTTGAGGCACCGTGTAGAGGATACTTCGGACTGGTGGTCCATTCCGGAGGATGAGCTGGCTGAGGTGAATGCAGGCCATTGTCTGTTCCTGAATCTGGGTGCGGATGGAGTGTATGATGTGGAATGGAGCTTGGAGGACTCAGATCGAGATTCAGATTGCGTAGCGGAACGGGAAAAGGTGTATCATCTGCAAGTTCCGTCTGGGCACGTCTATCTGGGAGCGGCGGATGATGTCACCGGTGGTGAATTGGAGCCGGATGAGTCGTGTGAAGGGGTTCTGTTTCAGTTAAAGCCCGGAAATTATGCGTGTATCGTCTCCAGAGAAGCCAGTCGGATCGCGATTGTCATGACACCAAGTATACAGGGAAATAACACCTTGGATGAATTAATTCGGATGTAG
- a CDS encoding PilZ domain-containing protein: protein MSINNRKEPFRYTLKEPIHFEIYILSINGVNAPAKPIQAELCDISRSGCQLSFPLSLPVENNDIRIGMNMLLFEDPLYMEGTLRWGQEKNTSWHYGVQLEMQDGNQDRLSREMRMLAGQGKIIVK from the coding sequence ATGTCAATTAACAATAGAAAAGAACCCTTTCGCTACACATTGAAGGAACCAATCCACTTTGAGATCTATATTCTCAGCATCAACGGGGTTAACGCACCAGCCAAACCCATTCAGGCCGAACTCTGCGATATCAGTCGATCCGGCTGTCAGCTGTCATTTCCGCTGTCTCTTCCTGTAGAGAATAACGATATTCGGATTGGAATGAATATGTTGCTCTTTGAAGACCCTCTATATATGGAAGGCACTCTCCGCTGGGGTCAAGAAAAAAACACCTCATGGCACTATGGTGTTCAACTCGAAATGCAGGATGGGAACCAGGATCGTCTCTCCCGAGAGATGCGAATGCTTGCAGGGCAAGGAAAAATTATTGTGAAATAG
- a CDS encoding uracil/xanthine transporter: MNRHLEHFSQKNMKDISSLILAGIQWFFFLFTNTVVVPLSIGHNFHLSPDAIAASMQHAFILTGAVCILQAVFGHRYAVMDGPSGLWWGLTLSLTVSASSAGMSLERIGGGLAAGFLLAGLTMMILGWLGAARVLQKLFTPMVKSAMLFLMTIQLTMNFFKGMIGYTEFGRFDLPVAALSVVIAFLVAWIQLKGRGKLGNYAILIGIVAGWIAYSLLFPGQHSGQPNQTLAGLELFPWGVPRWEPGIVITAFFVGLVNMTNSITTLSTVEKLYRAETTSRQYQRSYALTGLFTMLSACVGVLPFGLFASSIGFLESTRILRRAAFIIGAGLLCMMGLTPSVTAFFAQIPPSVGSAVLFVAYLQMFGTALRTLEGTTFNSKTIYRVALPVLTGVAVMNIPAEAFQTLPMYLIPIISNGLVMGVLVSLVLEKTVNWSKMEQPVTASKAA; the protein is encoded by the coding sequence ATGAACAGACATCTAGAGCATTTTTCACAAAAGAATATGAAGGACATATCTTCACTGATTTTGGCGGGCATACAGTGGTTTTTCTTCCTGTTTACCAATACCGTGGTTGTTCCGCTATCCATTGGACATAATTTTCATCTGTCCCCGGATGCGATCGCTGCATCGATGCAGCACGCATTTATACTTACCGGAGCAGTGTGTATCCTTCAAGCCGTATTTGGTCATCGATATGCGGTCATGGATGGTCCGTCAGGATTATGGTGGGGATTAACACTAAGCTTGACGGTATCTGCTTCATCAGCAGGTATGAGTCTTGAGCGTATTGGCGGTGGACTGGCTGCAGGTTTTCTGTTAGCGGGACTGACAATGATGATTCTGGGCTGGCTGGGGGCAGCGCGAGTGCTGCAAAAGCTGTTCACACCTATGGTGAAGAGTGCCATGCTGTTTCTGATGACGATTCAATTAACCATGAATTTTTTCAAAGGTATGATTGGATATACGGAGTTTGGCCGCTTCGATCTGCCTGTTGCCGCATTATCCGTTGTCATTGCATTTCTGGTGGCATGGATTCAATTGAAGGGTAGGGGGAAACTGGGGAACTACGCGATCCTGATTGGGATTGTGGCAGGCTGGATCGCTTATAGTCTATTGTTCCCTGGACAGCATAGCGGACAGCCGAATCAGACCCTGGCAGGTCTTGAACTGTTTCCGTGGGGAGTACCCAGATGGGAACCGGGGATCGTCATTACTGCTTTCTTTGTGGGACTGGTTAATATGACGAATTCGATCACCACATTAAGCACAGTCGAGAAGTTATATCGGGCAGAGACGACAAGCCGTCAATATCAGCGGTCCTATGCGCTAACGGGTCTGTTCACGATGTTGTCAGCCTGTGTGGGTGTGTTGCCCTTTGGTTTATTTGCATCTTCAATCGGGTTCCTAGAGAGTACTCGCATTCTGCGCCGGGCTGCCTTTATTATTGGAGCCGGTTTGTTATGTATGATGGGTCTTACACCTTCGGTTACAGCTTTTTTTGCACAAATACCACCAAGCGTTGGCAGTGCTGTTCTGTTCGTGGCCTATCTGCAGATGTTCGGCACGGCACTAAGAACGCTTGAAGGTACGACTTTTAATTCGAAAACGATCTATCGTGTAGCGTTGCCGGTACTTACTGGAGTTGCTGTAATGAACATTCCTGCAGAAGCCTTTCAAACGTTGCCCATGTATCTCATTCCCATTATAAGCAATGGTCTCGTGATGGGAGTGCTGGTATCATTAGTACTTGAAAAAACAGTGAACTGGTCCAAAATGGAACAACCAGTGACAGCTAGTAAAGCGGCATAA
- a CDS encoding ankyrin repeat domain-containing protein, translating into MVRTIHDAAQAGHTDEVIRFITQQGNRLNERDTLGRTPLLAAVHGNKIDTARMLVDAGADINLRDARLDNLLLYASAEGMYDMVELAITAGADTRLTNRFGGTALIPAADRGHVDIVELLLTRSDVDVNHINNLGWTALLEAVILGDGGPRHQQIVALLLQYGADPKIADRDGITPLAHARKHQYTEMERLLIQV; encoded by the coding sequence GTGGTTAGAACAATACATGATGCTGCTCAAGCGGGCCATACCGATGAGGTCATTCGATTTATCACACAACAGGGTAACCGGTTGAACGAACGGGATACATTGGGGCGGACACCTCTGCTGGCAGCGGTACACGGTAACAAGATAGACACGGCAAGGATGTTAGTGGACGCCGGAGCCGACATTAATCTTCGGGATGCACGATTGGACAACCTGCTGTTATACGCGAGTGCTGAGGGTATGTATGACATGGTCGAATTGGCGATTACAGCAGGTGCAGATACGAGGTTAACAAATCGTTTTGGCGGCACAGCTCTTATCCCAGCAGCGGATCGGGGCCATGTGGACATTGTGGAGCTTCTGCTGACACGCAGTGATGTGGATGTGAACCATATCAACAACCTGGGGTGGACAGCCTTGCTGGAAGCGGTCATTTTGGGAGATGGTGGGCCGCGTCACCAGCAGATTGTTGCCTTGCTTTTACAATATGGTGCAGATCCAAAGATTGCGGATCGGGACGGGATTACACCGCTTGCACATGCGCGCAAGCATCAATATACCGAAATGGAACGACTATTAATTCAAGTCTGA
- a CDS encoding LysR family transcriptional regulator, whose product MDIKQCRYFIAIAEEKQITAAARRLHMAQPPLSQQLKLMEEELGVILFERKGRMMELTQAGRSFYDYAVTLTKYMEEAVMEMQSFRHGIRGKLTIGINTISDRLIPQALQQFRTTHPQVTYKIQQNESAQLCRLLEDGKVELACVRMPVQTERYEVLHLPQEPLFYISSTPLDSSKKMVLGAELGTYFEQLTGIPLLLPSTEGLGMFELILDKFRENQVTPSIMGECSDINMLLELVRLGFASSIVPHTVLQLYQDHPFHVYRIQDQHSTVGSALVWLQNRYLSKPAQHFVQLVQEMLPVV is encoded by the coding sequence TTGGATATCAAACAATGTCGCTATTTCATTGCCATTGCCGAGGAGAAACAGATTACAGCGGCTGCTCGAAGACTGCACATGGCTCAACCACCTTTAAGCCAGCAGCTTAAGCTAATGGAGGAAGAGCTTGGCGTAATTTTGTTTGAACGCAAAGGGCGCATGATGGAACTAACGCAGGCGGGTCGCAGCTTCTATGATTATGCGGTTACCTTGACCAAATATATGGAGGAAGCTGTAATGGAGATGCAAAGTTTCCGTCACGGCATACGGGGTAAACTTACCATCGGCATCAATACCATATCGGATCGCCTGATCCCGCAAGCACTTCAGCAGTTCCGCACTACCCACCCACAGGTTACCTATAAAATTCAGCAAAATGAATCTGCGCAATTATGCCGATTACTGGAAGATGGCAAAGTTGAACTCGCCTGTGTACGCATGCCTGTCCAGACCGAACGCTATGAGGTGCTGCACCTGCCACAGGAGCCCCTTTTCTATATTTCTTCAACACCGCTGGATAGCTCGAAGAAGATGGTTCTAGGAGCGGAGTTGGGGACTTATTTTGAGCAGCTTACGGGTATTCCTCTGCTGCTTCCAAGTACAGAAGGACTCGGTATGTTCGAGCTGATTCTGGACAAGTTCCGGGAGAATCAGGTCACGCCCTCCATCATGGGCGAGTGCTCTGACATTAATATGTTGCTGGAGCTGGTCCGACTCGGCTTCGCCAGTTCAATCGTGCCTCACACGGTGCTGCAGCTATATCAAGATCATCCTTTCCACGTATACCGCATTCAGGATCAGCATTCCACGGTTGGCTCGGCGCTCGTCTGGCTGCAGAACCGTTATTTGTCCAAGCCTGCACAACACTTTGTGCAATTGGTTCAGGAGATGCTTCCCGTGGTCTAA
- a CDS encoding beta-glucoside-specific PTS transporter subunit IIABC codes for MDTQQLSKDILKLVGGEENVDQVTHCMTRLRFNLNDNKKADKVTLKNTPGVMGVMENGGQFQVIIGNDVPVVYNALVGNMSKSPEASQASSSTNSKKKNPLSAVFDFISGVFTPILPAITGAGMIKGIVALLLTFGWIDAASSTYIILSAIGDGAFYFLPVILGISTARKLGSNMYIGAAIGASVMHPTITALLAPGENVTFIGLPVVAATYASSVIPILIAIWLASYVEKAIDKVTHASLKLIIVPTVTLLVIVPVMMIAVGPLGVIIGNGLTDGINWLFNNAGLFAGLLVGGAFSLLIITGMHYALVPIMIGSIATLGYDYLIPLMMIANFAQAGSALGVSLKSKNKQIKSLSASTGVTALMGITEPAMYGVNMRFKKPFVAALIGAAISGAFISFFQTKAYVIGGLAGLSGIPMIIGPTFVYALIGIVLAVVISAVLTYILGFEDVVESAPAATTSAPAVTEEVKAQDEQVFSPITGEVKPLSEVPDPAFSEEIMGKGFAIQPTEGRVVSPINGTVFSLSKSGHAIGLVSDTGAEMLIHIGIDTVKLKGQFFSPKVQAGAKVAVGDVLMEFDREQIEKAGYTTITPVIITNMHQYESIESAGRTTIKEKDLLFTAKV; via the coding sequence ATGGATACACAACAATTGTCCAAGGATATTTTGAAACTTGTTGGTGGCGAAGAGAACGTTGATCAAGTCACACACTGTATGACAAGACTCAGATTTAACCTGAATGACAACAAAAAAGCGGACAAAGTGACGCTGAAAAATACACCAGGCGTTATGGGTGTCATGGAGAACGGTGGACAGTTCCAGGTCATCATCGGTAATGATGTGCCTGTCGTGTACAATGCACTTGTAGGCAACATGTCCAAATCCCCAGAGGCGAGTCAGGCTTCTTCGAGTACAAACAGTAAAAAGAAAAATCCGTTGAGTGCTGTATTCGACTTCATATCAGGCGTATTCACACCAATTCTCCCAGCTATCACAGGGGCAGGTATGATCAAAGGAATCGTGGCTTTGCTACTTACCTTTGGGTGGATCGATGCTGCAAGTTCAACATATATTATTTTGTCCGCTATTGGAGACGGTGCATTTTACTTCTTGCCAGTTATTCTGGGGATCAGTACAGCACGTAAACTTGGCAGCAACATGTATATTGGTGCGGCGATTGGTGCATCCGTTATGCACCCTACGATTACGGCATTGTTAGCACCAGGTGAAAACGTAACATTTATCGGATTGCCAGTTGTAGCAGCAACATATGCTTCATCAGTTATACCGATTCTGATTGCGATATGGCTGGCTTCTTATGTGGAGAAAGCTATTGATAAAGTGACTCATGCTTCACTGAAGCTGATCATTGTTCCGACAGTTACATTACTAGTCATTGTACCTGTAATGATGATTGCTGTAGGACCGCTCGGTGTTATTATCGGTAATGGTCTAACAGATGGAATCAACTGGTTGTTCAACAACGCGGGTTTGTTTGCAGGTTTACTTGTTGGGGGAGCATTCTCGCTCTTGATTATTACAGGTATGCACTATGCTCTCGTTCCAATCATGATAGGATCCATCGCTACGCTGGGATACGATTATCTGATTCCACTTATGATGATCGCAAACTTTGCACAAGCTGGTAGTGCTCTTGGTGTATCCCTGAAATCCAAAAATAAACAAATTAAATCTTTGTCCGCATCAACAGGTGTTACAGCTCTCATGGGGATTACAGAACCTGCGATGTATGGCGTTAATATGAGATTTAAGAAGCCTTTTGTTGCAGCTCTTATTGGTGCGGCAATTAGTGGCGCGTTCATAAGCTTCTTCCAAACTAAAGCTTATGTTATTGGAGGACTTGCAGGACTTTCCGGTATTCCGATGATTATTGGCCCCACATTTGTATATGCTTTAATCGGAATTGTGCTTGCTGTTGTAATTTCAGCAGTATTGACATACATTCTCGGATTCGAAGATGTAGTTGAATCTGCACCAGCAGCAACAACTTCTGCTCCTGCTGTAACTGAAGAAGTAAAAGCACAAGATGAGCAAGTATTCAGCCCGATCACTGGTGAAGTTAAACCGCTGAGCGAAGTGCCAGACCCTGCATTCTCTGAAGAGATTATGGGTAAAGGATTCGCGATTCAACCAACTGAAGGCCGCGTTGTTTCTCCGATCAACGGAACTGTGTTCTCGTTATCGAAGAGTGGACATGCCATTGGTCTGGTAAGTGATACAGGCGCAGAGATGTTGATTCATATCGGGATTGATACCGTGAAGCTGAAAGGTCAATTCTTCTCTCCTAAAGTTCAAGCAGGTGCGAAGGTTGCCGTAGGTGATGTACTGATGGAGTTCGACCGGGAACAGATTGAAAAAGCCGGTTACACAACGATTACACCAGTCATTATTACGAACATGCATCAATATGAGTCCATTGAGTCTGCTGGTCGCACTACGATCAAAGAAAAAGACTTGTTGTTCACAGCTAAAGTTTAA
- a CDS encoding PRD domain-containing protein codes for MKIEKVLNNNVVTVIDPGGNELVVMGRGIAFKKHTGESIDESLVEKIFSLESKEVSQKLKTLLSDIPVEYVECSDEIIRYAETVLGEKLHESIYISLTDHIHFAIDRHRQGLQIRNALFWEIKRMYRKEYAIGLKALQIIEETLGVLLPEDECAFIAMHLVNAQMNGEMRETISITNIVKDILNIVRRSFVIELDEDSLSYYRFLTHLKFFAQRVLQGMAIEDKEEDNPLHDLVSKQYPEAHACAVRISDYTRKIYNRVLSKEEILYLTIHIERVVRNEQTIE; via the coding sequence ATGAAAATTGAGAAGGTGCTGAACAACAACGTAGTTACCGTAATTGATCCGGGAGGAAACGAACTGGTCGTTATGGGACGTGGAATTGCCTTCAAAAAGCATACTGGTGAATCAATAGACGAGAGTCTCGTCGAAAAAATATTCTCGCTTGAAAGTAAGGAAGTATCACAGAAACTTAAAACACTTCTGTCTGATATCCCGGTTGAATATGTCGAGTGCTCGGATGAGATTATCCGTTATGCCGAGACGGTGTTAGGTGAGAAGCTGCATGAGAGCATCTACATTTCACTGACGGATCATATTCATTTTGCCATTGATCGACATCGTCAAGGATTGCAGATCCGTAACGCATTGTTTTGGGAGATCAAGCGCATGTACCGGAAGGAATATGCCATTGGACTTAAGGCGCTACAGATTATTGAGGAAACGTTAGGTGTCCTGCTTCCCGAAGACGAATGCGCATTCATTGCGATGCATCTGGTTAATGCCCAGATGAACGGCGAGATGAGGGAAACCATCAGCATTACGAATATCGTTAAGGACATACTTAACATTGTAAGACGTAGTTTTGTAATCGAGCTTGATGAAGATTCATTGAGTTATTATCGATTTTTAACTCATCTGAAGTTCTTTGCCCAACGTGTGTTGCAAGGAATGGCGATTGAAGATAAAGAAGAAGATAATCCGCTTCATGACTTGGTGAGCAAGCAATATCCAGAAGCACATGCATGTGCAGTAAGGATCAGTGATTATACTCGTAAGATCTATAATCGGGTGTTGTCCAAGGAAGAAATACTGTATCTGACCATTCATATTGAACGAGTTGTCAGAAATGAACAAACAATCGAATAA
- a CDS encoding glycoside hydrolase family 1 protein: protein MDMTTPFPKDFLWGGAVAANQLEGAYNTDGKGLSVQDVMPHGITTPRTEAPTEDNLKLIGIDFYNRYKEDVKLFAEMGFKVFRTSIAWSRIFPKGDELEPNEKGLQFYDDLFDECKKYGIEPLVTISHYETPLHLSRTYDGWVNRKMIDFYERYVTVLFNRFKGKVKYWLTFNEINSILEEPFMSGGIYTPKAELSKQDLYQAIHHELVASALAVKLGHEIMPEAKIGCMVLSMPTYPLTPNPDDVVAAMHAEQRNDIFADIHARGYYPKYINRYFKANNINIKFEDGDAEILKHTVDFISFSYYVSICETGDPEKRIEGKGNLFAGVQNPYLKASEWGWQIDPQGLRVTLNKYWDRYQKPLFIVENGLGAVDELITDENGNKTVNDDYRIQYLNDHLVQVGEALEDGVEVMGYTSWGCIDLVSASTAEMKKRYGFIYVDRNNDGSGTLDRYKKKSFHWYKEVIGTNGASLKNNNE from the coding sequence ATTGACATGACAACACCATTTCCGAAGGATTTCCTATGGGGCGGCGCTGTAGCAGCCAACCAACTTGAAGGAGCTTATAATACAGATGGCAAAGGCCTGTCTGTCCAAGACGTAATGCCACACGGGATTACAACGCCTAGAACGGAAGCACCTACAGAAGATAACCTGAAACTGATCGGTATCGATTTCTACAACCGTTACAAAGAGGATGTTAAATTGTTTGCTGAAATGGGCTTCAAAGTATTCCGTACATCTATCGCTTGGTCCCGTATCTTCCCTAAAGGCGATGAATTGGAGCCAAATGAGAAAGGTCTGCAATTCTATGATGACCTGTTCGATGAGTGCAAAAAATACGGCATTGAACCACTCGTAACAATTTCTCACTATGAGACTCCGCTGCATCTGTCCAGAACATATGATGGCTGGGTTAACCGTAAAATGATCGATTTCTACGAGCGTTATGTAACAGTTCTTTTCAACCGTTTCAAAGGCAAAGTAAAATACTGGCTGACGTTCAACGAAATCAACTCCATTCTGGAAGAGCCATTCATGAGTGGTGGAATCTACACGCCAAAAGCAGAACTGTCCAAGCAGGATCTGTACCAAGCGATCCATCATGAATTGGTAGCTAGTGCCCTGGCTGTTAAACTGGGACATGAAATTATGCCTGAAGCCAAAATCGGCTGTATGGTACTTAGCATGCCTACGTATCCATTGACTCCGAATCCGGATGATGTAGTTGCAGCGATGCATGCTGAACAGCGCAATGATATCTTTGCTGATATCCATGCACGTGGATACTATCCGAAATACATTAATCGTTATTTCAAAGCAAATAATATCAATATTAAGTTTGAAGATGGCGATGCTGAAATTCTGAAGCATACCGTAGACTTTATCTCGTTCAGTTACTATGTAAGTATCTGTGAGACAGGTGATCCCGAGAAACGTATCGAAGGAAAAGGAAACCTGTTCGCAGGTGTACAAAACCCTTATCTCAAAGCGAGTGAGTGGGGCTGGCAGATCGATCCGCAAGGACTGCGCGTAACCTTGAATAAATACTGGGACCGTTATCAAAAACCATTGTTTATTGTCGAAAATGGTCTGGGTGCAGTGGATGAGCTGATTACCGACGAAAATGGCAATAAAACGGTGAACGATGATTACCGTATTCAATACTTGAATGACCATCTGGTACAGGTGGGCGAAGCTCTTGAGGATGGCGTAGAAGTGATGGGTTATACGTCATGGGGCTGTATTGACCTGGTAAGTGCTTCAACAGCAGAGATGAAGAAACGTTATGGCTTCATCTATGTAGACCGCAACAATGATGGTTCAGGAACACTGGATCGTTACAAGAAAAAATCATTCCACTGGTACAAAGAAGTTATTGGTACGAATGGCGCAAGTCTTAAGAACAACAACGAGTAA
- a CDS encoding glycoside hydrolase family 1 protein — MTTAKKGFPENFLWGGATAANQLEGAFDKDGKGLSTADMIAHVPKEKRTGGHAMEISSSRIEEILSGKIEERFPKRFGIDFYHHFREDIALFAEMGFKVFRLSIHWARIFPNGYDQEPNEAGLKFYDEVFDELLKYGIEPLVTLSHYETPLGLTQKYNGWAGREVIQHYVRYAETVFNRYKNKVKYWLTFNEINVMLFSPYTGGGILIDKVDNKLQTTYQALHHQFVASALVTKLAHEIMPGSQVGCMLARMETYAATCNPVDVRLAQHENQINLFFTDMHARGKYPNYMARYFEENDIVIQKEAGDDEILLNNTVDFISFSYYMSVTKSASADKEETAGNLTGGVKNPYLEASDWGWEIDPIGLRVTLNNFWDRYQKPLFIVENGLGAYDRVEEDGSIHDSYRVDYLKKHIEQMKEAIKDGVDLIGFTAWGPIDLVSMSTSEMSKRYGFIYVDLDDEGNGTLKRSKKDSFDWYKNVISSNGEQL, encoded by the coding sequence ATGACCACGGCAAAAAAAGGATTCCCCGAAAACTTCCTATGGGGCGGCGCTACAGCTGCCAATCAATTGGAGGGTGCATTCGATAAGGACGGCAAAGGCCTCTCCACAGCGGACATGATCGCTCATGTTCCAAAAGAGAAGCGTACAGGCGGACATGCCATGGAAATTTCCTCTTCCCGAATTGAAGAGATCCTCTCCGGCAAAATCGAAGAACGTTTCCCGAAACGTTTTGGTATCGATTTCTACCATCACTTTAGAGAAGATATTGCATTGTTTGCTGAAATGGGCTTCAAAGTATTCCGTTTGTCCATTCACTGGGCACGTATTTTCCCGAACGGTTATGATCAAGAGCCGAATGAAGCAGGCTTGAAATTCTACGATGAAGTATTCGACGAATTGTTGAAATATGGCATCGAGCCGCTCGTTACATTGTCTCACTATGAGACACCGCTTGGCTTGACGCAAAAATATAACGGCTGGGCTGGCCGTGAAGTAATCCAGCACTATGTTCGATATGCAGAAACGGTGTTCAACCGTTATAAAAATAAAGTGAAATACTGGCTGACGTTTAATGAAATTAACGTAATGCTGTTCAGCCCGTACACTGGCGGCGGCATTCTGATCGATAAAGTGGACAACAAGCTGCAAACCACTTATCAAGCACTGCATCACCAATTTGTAGCAAGTGCATTGGTAACGAAGCTTGCTCACGAGATTATGCCTGGTTCCCAAGTGGGTTGTATGCTTGCTCGTATGGAAACTTATGCGGCAACATGTAATCCGGTAGATGTTCGTCTGGCTCAACACGAGAATCAGATTAACCTGTTCTTCACGGACATGCATGCTCGTGGTAAATACCCGAACTACATGGCTCGTTATTTTGAAGAAAACGACATCGTTATTCAAAAAGAAGCAGGCGATGATGAGATCTTGCTGAACAATACCGTTGATTTCATCTCCTTCAGTTACTACATGTCCGTAACCAAATCTGCATCCGCAGACAAGGAAGAAACAGCAGGTAACCTGACTGGCGGCGTGAAAAACCCTTATCTGGAAGCGTCCGACTGGGGCTGGGAGATTGATCCGATCGGTCTGCGCGTAACCTTGAACAACTTCTGGGATCGTTACCAGAAACCATTGTTCATCGTAGAAAATGGTCTGGGTGCATATGACCGTGTTGAAGAAGACGGTTCGATCCATGACTCCTATCGTGTGGATTACCTGAAAAAACACATTGAACAAATGAAAGAAGCCATCAAAGATGGTGTGGATCTGATTGGATTCACAGCATGGGGCCCGATTGACCTTGTGAGTATGTCTACGTCCGAAATGTCCAAACGTTATGGTTTCATCTACGTGGATCTGGATGACGAAGGTAACGGAACACTCAAACGTTCCAAGAAAGATTCGTTCGACTGGTACAAAAACGTAATTTCCAGCAATGGTGAGCAACTGTAG
- a CDS encoding LuxR C-terminal-related transcriptional regulator, with protein MVLIKECTVNHHKKVIFNKLGVQSSTEAVSIASRMSYV; from the coding sequence TTGGTCCTCATCAAGGAATGCACCGTGAATCATCACAAAAAAGTGATTTTCAACAAATTAGGTGTGCAATCCAGCACAGAAGCTGTTTCAATTGCCAGCCGAATGTCTTATGTATAG